One window of the Pseudomonas sihuiensis genome contains the following:
- a CDS encoding multidrug effflux MFS transporter, with product MNLRTLLILGALCAFGPLAIDFYLPSFPTLAQQFGTDVEHVQLSLAAYFVGIAIGQLFYGPLADRFGRRVPLLVGVALFTVASLACALAPNLEWLVTARFVQALGGCAGMVITRAVVRDLCDPLASAKVFSQLVLVMGLAPILAPLGGGLLLGTLGWPWIFHSLAIFSGLCLLAVLLWLPETRPQHLQPAPLSGAFGQYRALLGNAPFMGYSLAGGVAMAGMFAYIAGSPFVFIELYGVPAEHYGWLFGSNAAGFVIMAQVNARLVLRGGPALWLRRMVLVYLASGLCLLALALWQPAQLWPLLIPLFICVASLGCVLPNATACAMAGQGRHAGSASGLLGSMQFSVAASASALVAFLHDGSAMPMALVIALCGAAACGFAWWSKRFVV from the coding sequence ATGAATCTGCGAACCCTGCTGATCCTGGGCGCGCTGTGCGCCTTTGGCCCTTTGGCCATCGATTTCTACCTGCCAAGTTTCCCCACGCTGGCCCAGCAGTTCGGCACCGACGTCGAACATGTTCAACTGTCGCTGGCGGCCTATTTCGTCGGCATCGCCATTGGCCAGCTGTTCTACGGGCCGTTGGCGGATCGTTTCGGTCGCCGCGTGCCACTGCTGGTCGGGGTAGCATTGTTCACCGTGGCATCGCTGGCTTGTGCCCTGGCACCGAACCTGGAATGGCTGGTGACGGCACGCTTCGTCCAGGCCCTCGGCGGCTGCGCCGGGATGGTGATCACCCGTGCGGTGGTGCGCGACCTGTGCGATCCACTGGCTTCGGCCAAGGTGTTCTCGCAACTGGTGCTGGTGATGGGCCTGGCGCCGATTCTCGCGCCCCTGGGGGGCGGGCTGCTGCTGGGCACCCTGGGCTGGCCTTGGATCTTCCATAGCCTGGCGATTTTCTCCGGCCTGTGCCTGCTGGCCGTGCTGTTGTGGTTGCCGGAGACCCGTCCGCAGCATCTGCAGCCGGCGCCGCTGAGCGGCGCCTTCGGCCAGTACCGCGCGTTGTTGGGCAATGCACCGTTCATGGGCTACAGCCTGGCCGGCGGTGTGGCGATGGCCGGCATGTTCGCCTACATCGCCGGTTCGCCCTTCGTGTTCATCGAGTTGTACGGCGTGCCGGCCGAGCACTATGGCTGGCTGTTCGGCAGCAACGCGGCAGGCTTCGTGATCATGGCGCAGGTCAATGCGCGTCTGGTGCTGCGCGGCGGCCCGGCGCTGTGGCTGCGGCGCATGGTGCTGGTATACCTGGCCAGCGGCCTGTGCCTGCTGGCGTTGGCGCTGTGGCAACCGGCGCAGCTGTGGCCGCTGCTGATTCCGTTGTTCATCTGCGTCGCCAGCCTCGGTTGCGTGCTGCCCAATGCCACGGCTTGCGCCATGGCCGGGCAGGGCCGGCATGCCGGCAGCGCTTCCGGGCTGCTGGGTAGCATGCAGTTCAGCGTGGCGGCCAGCGCTTCGGCGCTGGTGGCCTTCCTGCACGATGGTTCGGCCATGCCCATGGCGCTGGTGATCGCCCTGTGCGGCGCTGCTGCCTGCGGCTTTGCCTGGTGGAGCAAGCGCTTCGTGGTGTGA
- the ypfJ gene encoding KPN_02809 family neutral zinc metallopeptidase: MRWQRGRRSDNVVDARGRSGRRLGGGLSLGGVAVIVIVGLLMGQDPLQILGQIAGQATQPQVTQTQSAPAANDEQSEFVRAILGDTEDTWRELFQQAGQQYRDPQLVLFSGGVNSACGFASSAVGPFYCPGDQRVYLDMAFFREMEQRFSAAGDFAQAYVIAHEVGHHVQTLLGVSAKVNAARQRGERVEGDGGLLVRQELQADCLAGVWAHHAQRRHDWLEAGDLEEALNAASAIGDDRLQKQSRGQVVPDAFTHGTSQQRVRWFSTGFESGQPGRCDTFKVARL; this comes from the coding sequence ATGCGCTGGCAACGCGGTAGACGTAGTGACAACGTGGTGGATGCGCGCGGCCGTTCCGGCAGGCGCCTCGGCGGCGGCCTGAGCCTCGGCGGGGTGGCGGTGATCGTCATCGTCGGCCTGCTGATGGGCCAGGACCCGCTGCAGATTCTCGGTCAGATCGCCGGCCAGGCCACCCAGCCGCAGGTTACCCAGACGCAGAGCGCGCCAGCGGCGAACGACGAACAGAGCGAGTTCGTCCGCGCCATCCTCGGCGATACCGAAGACACCTGGCGCGAGCTGTTCCAGCAGGCTGGCCAGCAGTATCGCGATCCGCAACTGGTGCTGTTCTCTGGCGGCGTCAATTCCGCCTGCGGTTTCGCCAGCTCGGCAGTTGGCCCCTTCTACTGCCCCGGTGATCAGCGCGTGTATCTGGACATGGCGTTTTTCCGCGAGATGGAGCAACGCTTCTCCGCTGCCGGCGACTTCGCCCAGGCCTATGTGATCGCCCATGAAGTCGGCCATCACGTACAGACCCTGTTGGGCGTATCGGCCAAGGTCAACGCGGCGCGCCAGCGCGGTGAACGCGTCGAGGGCGACGGCGGCCTGCTGGTACGCCAGGAACTGCAGGCCGACTGCCTGGCCGGGGTCTGGGCCCATCACGCGCAACGCCGGCATGACTGGCTGGAGGCCGGCGACCTGGAAGAAGCCCTCAACGCCGCCAGCGCCATCGGTGATGACCGCCTGCAGAAGCAGTCGCGCGGTCAGGTGGTGCCGGACGCCTTCACCCATGGCACCTCGCAGCAGCGCGTACGCTGGTTCAGTACCGGCTTCGAGAGTGGTCAGCCGGGGCGTTGCGACACCTTCAAGGTCGCGCGACTGTAA
- a CDS encoding DUF411 domain-containing protein, with protein MRRSLLALCLFTSLAHASEPLTIDVHRDANCGCCKAWIDHLQDNGFTVNDHVEADMSAVKQRLGVPPRLASCHTGVIDGKFVEGHVPAADILKLRERVDLIGAAVPGMPVGSPGMEYGDRVDAYQVIGLDRERKDQLLSDYPAN; from the coding sequence ATGCGTCGTTCCCTGCTCGCCCTCTGCCTCTTCACCAGCCTGGCCCACGCCAGCGAGCCACTGACCATCGATGTACATCGCGATGCCAACTGCGGTTGCTGCAAGGCCTGGATCGACCATCTGCAGGACAACGGCTTCACCGTCAACGACCATGTCGAGGCCGACATGAGTGCGGTCAAGCAGCGACTCGGCGTGCCGCCGCGCCTGGCTTCCTGTCACACCGGCGTGATCGACGGCAAGTTCGTCGAGGGCCATGTACCGGCCGCCGACATTCTCAAACTGCGTGAGCGCGTGGACCTGATCGGCGCTGCCGTACCCGGCATGCCCGTGGGCTCGCCTGGTATGGAGTATGGCGACCGTGTCGATGCCTATCAGGTCATCGGCCTGGATCGCGAGCGCAAGGATCAGTTGCTCAGTGACTACCCGGCCAACTGA
- a CDS encoding DUF4345 family protein, whose product MLFARIVLSIQIAALLVLGLAYFIRPEEMTSLSGALLMGNAAVTEVRAYYGGLQLGLAAYLAMALLRMDLLRPALLLLVLLYSSLALARIAGLWLDGGAQQTFNLYALLLEVVSAGLAWWALRGLSR is encoded by the coding sequence ATGCTGTTCGCCCGAATCGTCCTGTCGATCCAGATCGCTGCCCTGCTCGTGTTGGGGCTGGCCTATTTCATCCGCCCCGAAGAAATGACCAGCCTCAGCGGCGCGTTGCTGATGGGTAATGCGGCGGTGACCGAAGTGCGCGCCTATTACGGCGGCCTGCAACTGGGCCTGGCGGCTTATCTGGCGATGGCGCTGCTGCGTATGGATTTGCTGCGCCCGGCGCTACTTTTGCTGGTGCTGCTGTACAGCTCGCTGGCGTTGGCACGTATTGCCGGGCTGTGGCTGGACGGCGGCGCACAGCAGACCTTCAACCTCTACGCGCTGCTGCTCGAAGTGGTGTCGGCCGGGCTGGCCTGGTGGGCGTTGCGCGGCCTGTCACGCTGA
- the trmA gene encoding tRNA (uridine(54)-C5)-methyltransferase TrmA, whose amino-acid sequence MSRPAFDPATYDAQLAEKRARLVELLAPFAAPEPVVFDSPREHYRMRAEFRLWREDGQRHYAMFAPGDKHTPILLDDFPIASLRINELMPRLRAAWQASEALSFKLFQVEFLTTLAGDALITLAYHRPLDEAWQAEAEKLAAELNVSLVGRSRGQRLVIGRDYVEEELNVAGRSFRYRQPEGAFTQPNGRVCEKMLGWAYDVLGERDDDLLELYCGNGNFTLPLATRVRRVLATEISKTSVNAALANLADNGVDNVELVRLSAEELTQALNEVRPFRRLAGVDLKSYEFGSVFVDPPRAGMDPDTCELTRRFERILYISCNPETLAANIAQLNDTHKVTRSALFDQFPYTHHMEAGVLLERR is encoded by the coding sequence ATGAGCCGCCCCGCATTCGACCCCGCCACCTACGACGCCCAACTCGCCGAGAAGAGGGCCCGCCTGGTCGAACTGCTGGCACCCTTCGCCGCGCCGGAGCCTGTGGTGTTCGACTCGCCTCGCGAGCACTACCGCATGCGCGCCGAGTTCCGCCTGTGGCGTGAAGACGGCCAGCGCCACTACGCGATGTTCGCGCCGGGCGACAAACACACGCCGATCCTGCTCGACGACTTCCCCATCGCCAGCCTGCGCATCAACGAGCTGATGCCACGTCTGCGTGCCGCCTGGCAGGCCAGCGAAGCGCTGTCGTTCAAGCTGTTCCAGGTGGAATTTCTCACCACCCTGGCCGGCGATGCCCTGATCACCCTGGCCTACCACCGCCCGCTGGACGAGGCCTGGCAGGCGGAGGCGGAAAAGCTGGCGGCCGAGCTGAACGTCAGCCTGGTCGGCCGCTCCCGTGGCCAGCGTCTGGTGATCGGCCGCGATTACGTGGAAGAAGAACTGAACGTGGCCGGACGCAGCTTTCGCTATCGCCAGCCGGAAGGCGCCTTCACTCAGCCCAACGGCCGGGTCTGCGAGAAGATGCTGGGTTGGGCCTATGACGTACTCGGCGAGCGCGACGACGACCTGCTGGAACTGTACTGCGGCAATGGCAACTTCACCCTGCCGCTGGCCACCCGCGTGCGCCGCGTGCTGGCCACCGAAATCAGCAAGACCTCAGTGAACGCCGCCCTGGCCAACCTGGCTGACAACGGTGTGGACAACGTCGAGCTGGTGCGCCTGTCCGCCGAAGAGCTGACCCAGGCGCTGAATGAGGTGCGCCCGTTCCGCCGCCTGGCCGGTGTCGACCTGAAGAGCTATGAGTTCGGCAGCGTCTTCGTCGACCCACCGCGCGCCGGCATGGACCCGGACACGTGCGAGCTGACTCGCCGTTTCGAGCGCATCCTCTATATCTCCTGCAACCCGGAGACCCTGGCCGCCAACATCGCCCAGCTGAACGACACCCACAAGGTGACGCGCAGCGCCCTGTTCGACCAGTTCCCCTACACCCACCATATGGAAGCGGGTGTGTTGCTGGAGCGGCGCTGA
- a CDS encoding NCS2 family permease has product MLERLFQLKAHNTTVRTEVLAGITTFLTMAYILFVNPEMLAKTGMDHGAVFVATCLAGAIGSLIMGLLANYPIALAPGMGLNAFFTYTVVMTMGYSWQTALGAVFLSGAIFFLLSIFKIREWIINSIPLALRAGIAAGIGLFLAIIALKNAGIVVDHPATLVGLGDMSKGGALLACLGFFVIAALAYRKVTGAVMIGILLVTGLSIVLGLSELQGVVSMPPSLMPTLLQLDIAGALDIGLISVIFAFLFVDLFDTSGTLVGVAQKADLLDKDGKMPRLGRALMADSTATMAGAALGTSTTTSYIESAAGISAGGRTGLTACVVAALFLLALFFAPLAGAVPAYATAPALLFVAVLMMSSLAQIDWDDLTVAAPVVVAALAMPLTFSIANGIAFGFIAWTAVKVLAGRWRELNPAMWVLSALFVVKLAYFA; this is encoded by the coding sequence ATGCTGGAAAGACTGTTCCAACTCAAAGCCCATAACACCACGGTGCGCACCGAGGTACTGGCCGGGATCACCACCTTCCTGACCATGGCCTACATCCTCTTCGTCAACCCGGAAATGCTCGCCAAGACCGGCATGGACCACGGCGCGGTGTTCGTCGCCACCTGCCTGGCTGGCGCCATCGGCTCGCTGATCATGGGCCTGCTGGCCAACTACCCGATCGCCCTGGCGCCAGGCATGGGCCTCAACGCCTTCTTCACCTACACCGTGGTGATGACCATGGGCTACAGCTGGCAGACCGCTCTGGGCGCAGTGTTCCTCTCCGGCGCGATCTTCTTCCTGCTGTCGATCTTCAAGATCCGCGAGTGGATCATCAACAGCATCCCCCTGGCGCTACGCGCCGGTATCGCCGCCGGCATCGGCCTGTTCCTGGCGATCATCGCACTGAAGAACGCCGGCATCGTGGTCGATCACCCGGCCACCCTGGTCGGCCTCGGCGACATGAGCAAGGGCGGCGCATTGCTGGCCTGCCTGGGCTTCTTCGTCATCGCCGCGCTGGCCTATCGCAAGGTCACCGGCGCGGTGATGATCGGCATTCTGCTGGTCACCGGCCTGTCCATCGTGCTCGGCCTGTCCGAGCTGCAGGGCGTGGTGTCGATGCCACCGTCGCTGATGCCGACCCTGCTGCAGCTGGACATTGCCGGCGCGCTGGATATCGGCCTGATCAGCGTGATTTTCGCCTTCCTCTTCGTCGACCTGTTCGACACCTCCGGCACCCTGGTCGGCGTGGCACAAAAGGCCGACCTGCTGGACAAGGACGGCAAGATGCCGCGCCTGGGCCGCGCGTTGATGGCCGACAGCACCGCGACCATGGCCGGCGCCGCGCTGGGCACCAGCACCACCACCAGCTACATCGAATCGGCTGCCGGCATCAGTGCCGGCGGGCGTACCGGCCTGACTGCCTGCGTGGTCGCCGCGCTGTTCCTCCTGGCCCTGTTCTTCGCGCCACTGGCTGGCGCCGTGCCGGCCTATGCCACCGCGCCTGCGCTGCTGTTCGTCGCCGTGCTGATGATGAGCAGCCTGGCGCAGATCGACTGGGACGACCTGACCGTCGCCGCCCCGGTGGTGGTCGCCGCCCTGGCCATGCCGCTGACCTTCTCCATCGCCAACGGCATCGCGTTCGGCTTCATCGCCTGGACCGCGGTCAAGGTACTGGCCGGGCGCTGGCGCGAACTGAACCCGGCGATGTGGGTGCTCTCGGCCCTGTTCGTGGTCAAGCTGGCCTACTTCGCCTGA
- a CDS encoding DJ-1 family glyoxalase III, translating into MSKRALIAVADGVEDLECVTLIDVLRRADIEVLVASIEERRMITCARGTRLTADAMLVDVLAQDFDLIVLPGGMPGAQHLADFEPLAERVRKQAKAGELFAAICAAPALALQSYGVLRQRRMTCYPAFSDRLSGCTFVDEAVVVDGNCITSQGPGTALAFALTLVEQLVGRGTRTEVAKAMLV; encoded by the coding sequence ATGAGCAAGCGAGCACTGATTGCAGTCGCCGATGGTGTCGAAGATCTCGAATGCGTGACGCTGATCGACGTGCTGCGCCGCGCCGATATCGAGGTACTGGTAGCGAGTATCGAAGAGCGCAGGATGATCACCTGCGCCCGCGGTACGCGTCTGACTGCAGACGCCATGCTGGTGGACGTGCTGGCGCAGGACTTCGACCTGATCGTCCTGCCCGGAGGCATGCCGGGTGCACAGCATCTGGCTGACTTCGAACCGCTGGCCGAGCGCGTACGCAAGCAGGCCAAGGCGGGCGAGCTGTTCGCCGCGATCTGCGCTGCGCCCGCGTTGGCCTTGCAAAGCTACGGGGTGCTCAGGCAGCGGCGCATGACCTGCTATCCGGCGTTCAGTGATCGACTGAGCGGTTGCACCTTCGTCGATGAGGCTGTGGTGGTAGATGGCAACTGCATTACCAGTCAGGGCCCGGGAACGGCGTTGGCGTTTGCCCTGACCCTGGTGGAGCAGTTGGTCGGGCGCGGCACGCGCACCGAGGTGGCCAAGGCGATGCTGGTGTAG
- the ada gene encoding bifunctional DNA-binding transcriptional regulator/O6-methylguanine-DNA methyltransferase Ada: MLDQERCWQAVCERDEAFDGRFVFTVRSTGIYCRPNCPARRPRRDNVSFHADAASAEAAGFRPCKRCSPQGQSPAQQLDALVAAACALLSGEQRLTLPQLAARIGLSPSHLARAFKARTGMTPNAWAAAQRRQRLDAQLPEADNVLEAALAAGYSGTRALYEKPQAMSPAQRRQRGAGERLRYSIAPCPLGQVLLATSDKGVCALLFGDEPAALRSELQQRFAAAQLEEDEQGLRSWLQQVLEQLEEPERAAHLPLDIRGTAFQQRVWQALQNIPSGETRSYAYLAGQLHSHPRAIARACANNAIGLLLPCHRVVASDGSLSGYRWGLQRKRRLLEQESRET, from the coding sequence ATGCTTGACCAGGAACGCTGTTGGCAGGCCGTCTGCGAACGTGATGAGGCGTTCGACGGGCGCTTCGTTTTCACCGTACGCAGCACCGGCATTTACTGCCGGCCGAACTGCCCTGCGCGGCGGCCACGGCGCGACAACGTCAGCTTCCATGCCGATGCAGCCAGTGCCGAGGCTGCCGGCTTTCGCCCGTGCAAGCGCTGCTCACCGCAGGGGCAAAGCCCAGCGCAGCAACTCGACGCGCTGGTCGCGGCCGCCTGTGCACTTCTAAGTGGCGAGCAACGCCTGACGCTGCCACAGCTGGCGGCACGCATCGGCCTGTCGCCATCGCATCTGGCCCGGGCGTTCAAGGCGCGCACCGGGATGACGCCCAATGCCTGGGCCGCTGCGCAGCGCCGCCAACGCCTGGATGCTCAATTGCCAGAGGCAGACAACGTGCTCGAGGCCGCCCTGGCTGCTGGCTATTCCGGCACCCGCGCGCTGTATGAAAAGCCCCAGGCCATGAGCCCCGCTCAGCGCCGTCAACGTGGCGCCGGCGAGCGCCTGCGTTACAGCATCGCCCCCTGCCCGCTCGGCCAGGTGCTGCTGGCCACCAGCGACAAGGGCGTTTGCGCTCTGCTGTTTGGCGATGAGCCGGCAGCACTACGTAGCGAGCTGCAACAGCGCTTCGCCGCCGCCCAGCTCGAAGAAGATGAACAGGGTCTGCGCAGCTGGCTGCAGCAGGTGCTGGAGCAACTCGAAGAACCCGAGCGAGCCGCCCATCTGCCCCTGGACATTCGCGGCACGGCCTTTCAGCAACGGGTCTGGCAGGCGCTGCAGAACATTCCCAGCGGCGAGACCCGCAGCTACGCCTATCTGGCCGGACAACTGCACAGTCACCCAAGGGCGATTGCCCGTGCCTGCGCCAACAATGCCATCGGCCTGCTGCTGCCCTGTCATCGGGTGGTGGCCAGCGATGGTAGCCTCAGCGGCTACCGCTGGGGACTGCAGCGCAAACGGCGGTTGCTGGAGCAGGAAAGCCGGGAGACGTAG
- a CDS encoding HD domain-containing phosphohydrolase — MRGMLDRPEQELILVVEDAVDARQRLGALLADRYQVRLVGSEEALHAARSRPQPDLILLGWQDDYALCRGLRTDPQTRHIPLILVTGRSDAADEQLGFDLGAADYITKPVSAPIVLARVRAQLQLKAATDYLRDKSEYLELEVKRRTRDIQNLQDVTIEAMASVAVMRDNPSSRRLERIERYMTCLTAALARQQPALSESLNEERIAQLGKSAMLHVIDRLTLPDRVLLNHGEPDENDLRLLSEGVIAGRDALERAERKLGSVTNFLSDAKDIVYGQHERWDGKGYPQGLLGEQIPLSARLMALVGHFEELSCRHPYLPPISPAQAVAQISAASGTRFDPMVVLAFVEATTEFLHIAETLADDAAAVGVELQRLEDSLAESIELTLPPTS; from the coding sequence ATGCGCGGGATGCTCGATAGGCCGGAGCAGGAACTGATTCTGGTTGTGGAGGATGCAGTCGACGCGCGCCAGCGCCTCGGCGCGCTGTTGGCCGACCGCTACCAGGTAAGGCTGGTTGGCAGCGAGGAGGCGCTGCACGCTGCCAGGTCGCGACCGCAGCCAGACCTGATTCTGCTGGGCTGGCAGGACGACTACGCGCTCTGTCGCGGGCTCAGGACCGATCCGCAGACCCGCCATATCCCGCTGATCCTGGTCACCGGCCGCAGCGATGCCGCCGACGAGCAGTTGGGCTTCGACCTCGGCGCTGCCGACTACATCACCAAACCGGTCAGTGCGCCCATCGTGCTCGCGCGTGTTCGAGCGCAGCTGCAGCTCAAGGCGGCCACCGATTACCTGCGTGACAAGAGCGAGTATCTGGAACTCGAGGTCAAGCGCCGTACGCGCGATATCCAGAATCTGCAGGATGTCACCATCGAGGCCATGGCCAGCGTTGCCGTCATGCGTGACAACCCGAGCAGTCGTCGCCTGGAGCGTATCGAACGCTACATGACCTGTCTGACCGCTGCGTTAGCGCGGCAGCAGCCGGCCTTGTCGGAGTCTCTGAACGAGGAGCGCATCGCCCAGTTGGGCAAGTCGGCCATGCTGCATGTGATCGACCGACTGACCCTGCCGGATCGCGTGCTGCTCAACCATGGCGAGCCGGATGAAAATGACCTGCGCCTGCTGAGCGAGGGGGTGATCGCCGGCCGGGATGCATTGGAGCGAGCCGAGCGCAAGCTGGGCAGCGTCACCAACTTTCTCTCCGATGCCAAGGATATCGTCTACGGCCAGCATGAGCGCTGGGACGGCAAAGGCTATCCACAGGGGCTGCTCGGCGAGCAGATTCCGCTTTCGGCGCGGCTGATGGCGCTGGTGGGGCACTTCGAAGAGCTGAGCTGCCGGCATCCCTACCTGCCGCCCATCAGCCCGGCGCAGGCGGTGGCGCAGATCAGCGCGGCCAGCGGTACACGCTTCGACCCCATGGTGGTGCTAGCCTTCGTCGAAGCCACGACGGAGTTCCTGCATATCGCCGAAACCCTGGCCGACGACGCCGCCGCGGTCGGCGTGGAGTTGCAGCGGCTGGAGGACTCGCTGGCCGAAAGCATCGAGTTGACGCTGCCGCCGACCTCCTGA
- a CDS encoding peptide ABC transporter ATP-binding protein: MSTVLQARELTRHYSVSRGLFKPAALVQALNGVSFTLESGRTLAVVGESGCGKSTLARALTLIEEPSAGSLQIAGREVAGASHAERKQLRRDVQMVFQNPYASLNPRQKIGDQLAEPLLINTNLSRAERREKVQAMMQQVGLRPEHYQRYPHMFSGGQRQRIALARAMMLQPKVLVADEPTSALDVSIQAQVLNLFMDLQEQYQTGYVFISHNLAVVRHVADDVLVMYLGRPVEMGAAEALYARPLHPYTRALLSATPAIHPDPDKPRMKISGELPNPLNPPSGCAFHKRCPHADERCRGERPELRLIDARQVACHHVERIID, from the coding sequence ATGAGCACCGTACTTCAAGCCCGTGAGCTGACCCGCCACTACAGCGTCTCGCGCGGCCTGTTCAAACCGGCAGCCTTGGTGCAGGCGCTCAACGGCGTGTCGTTCACGCTGGAGTCAGGCAGGACCCTGGCGGTGGTTGGCGAGTCCGGCTGCGGCAAGTCCACCCTGGCCCGCGCCCTGACCCTGATCGAAGAGCCCAGCGCCGGTAGCCTGCAGATCGCCGGACGGGAAGTGGCCGGCGCCAGCCATGCCGAGCGCAAACAACTGCGCCGCGACGTGCAGATGGTGTTCCAGAACCCCTACGCCTCGCTCAACCCGAGGCAGAAGATCGGTGACCAACTGGCCGAACCGCTGCTGATCAACACCAACCTGTCGCGTGCCGAACGCCGTGAGAAGGTGCAGGCGATGATGCAGCAGGTGGGGCTGCGCCCCGAGCACTACCAGCGCTACCCGCACATGTTCTCCGGCGGTCAGCGCCAGCGCATCGCCCTGGCCCGCGCCATGATGCTGCAGCCCAAGGTGCTGGTGGCGGACGAACCGACCTCGGCGCTGGACGTGTCGATCCAGGCGCAGGTGCTCAACCTGTTCATGGACCTGCAGGAGCAGTACCAGACCGGCTACGTGTTCATCTCGCACAACCTCGCCGTGGTGCGTCATGTCGCCGACGACGTGCTGGTGATGTACCTCGGCCGCCCGGTGGAGATGGGCGCGGCCGAGGCGCTCTACGCCCGCCCGCTGCACCCCTACACCCGTGCCCTGCTGTCGGCGACGCCGGCGATTCATCCCGATCCGGACAAGCCTCGGATGAAGATCAGCGGCGAGTTGCCCAATCCGCTGAACCCGCCATCCGGCTGCGCCTTCCACAAGCGCTGCCCGCATGCCGACGAACGCTGCCGCGGCGAACGCCCTGAGCTGCGCCTGATCGATGCGCGGCAGGTGGCCTGTCATCATGTGGAGCGGATCATCGATTGA
- a CDS encoding ABC transporter ATP-binding protein: MSLLDIRNLSVRFGAADAVPVVDGLDLSVEKGEVLAIVGESGSGKSVTMMALMGLIDAPGIVQADCMQFDSTDMLRLKGRQRRRIVGKDLSMVFQDPMTALNPSYTVGFQIEEVLHQHLGLKGKAARARALELLERVEIPGAASRLDAYPHQLSGGMSQRVAIAMAIAAEPKLLIADEPTTALDVTIQAQIMELLLDLQRDQGMALVLITHDLAVVAETAQRVCVMYAGQAVELGQVPALFDAPSHPYTEALLKAIPEHSAGAHRLATLPGIVPGRYDRPQGCLLSPRCPYVQPRCRDERPTLDAHERGAARCFFPLVPAAEVA; encoded by the coding sequence ATGAGTCTGCTGGATATCCGCAACCTCTCCGTACGTTTCGGCGCGGCCGACGCCGTGCCGGTGGTCGACGGGCTCGATCTGAGTGTGGAAAAAGGTGAAGTGCTGGCCATCGTCGGCGAGTCCGGCTCTGGCAAGTCGGTGACCATGATGGCGCTGATGGGCCTGATCGACGCACCCGGCATCGTCCAGGCCGATTGCATGCAGTTCGACAGCACCGACATGCTGCGTCTGAAAGGTCGGCAGCGTCGGCGTATCGTCGGCAAGGACCTGTCCATGGTCTTCCAGGACCCGATGACCGCGCTCAACCCCAGCTACACCGTAGGCTTCCAGATCGAGGAAGTGTTGCATCAGCACCTCGGCCTGAAAGGCAAAGCGGCGCGCGCTCGCGCCCTGGAGCTGCTCGAAAGGGTCGAGATACCCGGCGCCGCCAGTCGCCTCGATGCCTACCCGCATCAGCTCTCCGGTGGCATGAGCCAGCGCGTGGCAATCGCCATGGCGATTGCCGCCGAGCCCAAGCTGCTGATCGCCGACGAACCCACCACCGCGCTGGACGTGACCATCCAGGCGCAGATCATGGAGCTGCTGCTGGATCTGCAGCGCGACCAGGGCATGGCCCTGGTGCTGATCACCCACGACCTGGCCGTGGTGGCTGAAACCGCTCAGCGCGTCTGCGTGATGTACGCCGGGCAAGCGGTGGAGCTGGGCCAGGTGCCGGCTCTGTTCGACGCCCCCAGTCATCCCTATACCGAAGCCTTGCTCAAGGCGATCCCCGAACACAGCGCCGGCGCCCACCGCCTGGCGACCCTGCCCGGTATCGTGCCCGGCCGTTATGACCGCCCACAGGGCTGCCTGCTGTCGCCACGCTGCCCGTACGTGCAGCCGCGTTGCCGCGACGAGCGCCCAACCCTGGACGCACACGAGCGAGGCGCCGCGCGCTGCTTCTTTCCTCTTGTACCCGCGGCGGAGGTGGCCTGA